The nucleotide sequence GGTAAGACTAAACTGGCTCCACAGTTGCTGTTGGCGACTGCGTGCGTGTTTTGTTCACTGCAAGGACTGTTTTAGACTGAGTTGTCATTCATTATATTGGCATATGTTTTGTACCTTACTATACACCCGCGCTTTGCTTGGATATCATACACTCAGAATAGCCATAATAACACATGTTACAGAAGGAACCGTTTGTCCCATCTCCTTTGTCAAAGACGTTCTCGTGAGTCGTCCCGTTTTCTTGCTTGTCTCACTTCGCAACCGTTCCGATTTTACTCTCCTTACCCATGTACCACCTCCGTCCGTCCCCCTTACCGCCTCCGGGCCCGGACCTCCGTATGGATCCCACCAAATTTCGTCCCAGCCTCCTCTTCCGGACGTCCTCCGTCCAGCTGCCGGCCTTTGTACCCAGATCCCGAGTGTCCACGCTGCCGAACCAAGTTCTGCCAAGTTGCGCAAGTCTCGGGCGCGTGCAGCTGAAAATTTCAAGCCGAGCACTTCTTTCCCAGCCCCTTTGCACTCTTCACCGACTTTACCCATTTCGTGATGGCATGCACGATGTCAACAACACTGCAGCCTGCTGACCAAGGTCTGTTTGTTGTCATTAGTTTCCGTATGCACTCGAGGCACTTCCCAAAGTGTTGGATCAAGAGTGGGATAGCCCAGAGTTCGCAAAGTACCGCGATGCCTTTCCCGAAGAGTATCGCAACTCGCGCTCTGACTTTGAAGCGCACGTCCGCGACCTCGTGAAGCGTGATGTCAAGATCGCCTATCTCAAGTCGCTCCAGGGTTATTTGTGGCTGCAAGGCTACAAGTCGGGCAACATCGTGGCGCCCCTCTTCCCAGATGTTGAGCCCTTCTTCAGCGAGGCCACCCAGGCTGGaaagaagatcatcatctACTCGTCCGGCTCAGTCCCCGCGCAGAAGTTGCTCTTTTCACATACCAACTCCGCCATGTCAGATATGACGCCTCTTATCGCAGACTACTTTGATACCACTAATGCGGGCCCCAAAACCGAGGTTGATAGCTACGCGAAGATCATTTCTGAGCACCCGGAGCACAAGGACGTCAACCGATGGCTTTTCCTGAGCGACAATATCAACGAGGTCAAAGCTGCTGTTGGGGCTGGTATGCGCAGTCTGCCCGTTGTTCGTCCCGGTAATGCGCCCTTGCCGCCAGACGAACCTCTGTCCAAGCTCGCCATTACCGAGTTCAAGCACTCAGAGGTCGCTTCTTTGGGAGTATGATAGACGGCTGCAGGAAAAGGTTGCTCAGGGTGTGGGGACATGATAATCGTCGAATAGCGTGGGACCTTTGTGCGGAGATGCAAGAGTAGCAGCTCGCTAGGGAATTCTACCCCCCTCAAAAACTAAGACCACCGTCCAGCTGATCTTGTCTACTGGTGATCTGGTGTCCCCAAGCTGCATAAGTGTCACCATGCACCTTATCAGTCGTGCGACGTAGCAAGTTGCAGATAGTCGATCCAGAcgatacagcacagcacagtacGCGCTCTCCAAGAACTGTGTAGATAGGATCCTCTTATCGAGAGTTAAACATTCGTACCGTGTCAGCTAGTTAATTGTCGCGTGCTCAAAACTCCATATGTTTTGCTGTGTTGATAGCTTGTTGGGCAGTTCCGCATATGCAGCTCGTCGAGGCCCCACGCGTTGTCGTGTCTCCCCTCATCGTTTCAGTTTGAATGACTCGTCGAAGCTTTGAGCGTCATGACAAAATTGTTCCGCGTCCGTCCTGGATTGACTTCCTTCTTTGTAAAATCTGGCCGCTTCTCGGAGACGGTCCCGATCCTCTTCCAAAGAGTATATGCCAATTTCTGagtcatcttggccttggtgcaTGCATAGCCGAGAATCGTCATCAACTCCTCCAAGCGAGTTTCTGTAAAATATCGTGAGTTATCAACACAGCTACGAGGTAGAACCACAAAAAGGCAAGGAAAGGGTTCGTCAGAACCAGTTGCTGGTTCAGCTGGAGGTCGAAGAAAGGAGAGAGTCCGAAGAAGCATCTGTCCACGCCCCTCGGCCTCGGGCACAAAGTTGAGCACTAGACTCAGAGAGATGATGTCGAACACCTCAGAATCGTCTCTGGGCAGAGGTCGCTCCATAAAATCTTGCTTTGTGATGCCTGGCTCCTGGCTGTTGAGATCGATATGCTTCATAGTAAAGATACCGCTTGTCGAGCATGCGTTACGAGTACTCAATGCCCCAACCTCCAGCATATGAAACGGCTGAGcacgcttcttgagctctgcCACAGGGAGCCATTCCAGAAGTACTCTTGACGTGTCGCCTCCTCTATCGAGACTCTGACCTTGCAAACTGGCCTTCTGATAGTGGTCAAGACCACCCAGCTTGGCAATCTCTGAGGCGATGCGAGTTTCGGTGACCGTGTCGCCCTTGGCTGCAGCTTGCCGACGTTGTTTCTccagttggtgatgagtgTTGATGAGACTCCTGCTGGCTTTCCTAGACATTGACCGTGAGGACTTGACAGTTGGCGGGCGGCCACTTGAAAGGCTTTTCAGccttgcttgcttcttggaAACCATTTTAAGAGTGCAATGAGAATGGCCCTTGTGTGTTGACCTCTTGACCCCTTAATTCATCGAAATCTGAAATGATTTTCATGTTAGTCTCGGTAAAGAGAAGAGTAATATTGAAACTCACCAATTCTCAAATCGTGCAACTCCTCAGGGAAGACCCAGCAGATTACAGTGAGCTATAAGTCTTGGAAGAGCATTTTGATTCCTATTAATCGACCGAACTGCCCAAAAATTCCGCGTGATTGAGTGCAACATTCATTCTCTCGATGACTTTTTGCAATTGGCTTACCTAAGTCAAATATATTGATCCGAGCCTCAACCAATCACATCATGTAGAGGAGTGGGACCACATCTGCCCTAATTGCGAAAAATCACaaaaaataaatagattttatttcAGCCAACCTGTTTGTGAACCTTTGACCACTCCGACGACAACCAGCACACCCGACAATCTTGTGCCCTCGACAACACCGACGCAATGGCCGCCAACAAGAAAGGTACGACATGATATGAAACAACaaagagggaagagaagaaagggaaaaagaagaaaactGGACGGGTGAAGGCGAAATTGAGCAAGAATTTGAACGACGATGTTATGGCGACTCTCGAGAGATCAAATCATTATATCGCCTCGATGCAACCACATCAATTGCAGCAACTGCTATAACCGAACGATCAGTTTCGCTTCTACGTTATTGTCTCTTTCGCTTCGACACTGCCGACCTTTCGACTCGATCCATCTTCTGATTCTCCTCTTCGACTCTCACCCTCTGAGTTCATACTCTACCGCATCATGCTACAGCAGATTTTGCGAGTTCTGAAAAAGAGCGAATGCTGATGCTTTCAATAACAGTTCAgcccaagggcaagggtaACAAGAAGGCCCAGGATGCCGCCAAGGCCGCTCTCAAGGGCGTAAGTTGAAAACATTTTACCGCAGTCAACCGTCCCAATATGCTAACGCACTGTCAATAGTCCAACTCCcacaagaaggtcaaggctCGCTTCAGCACCTCCTTCCACCGCCCCAAGACCCTGATCACCTCGCGAGCCCCCAAGTACCCTCGCCGATCTATCCCTCACCAGCCTCGTCTGGATGAGCACAAGGTTAGTCTCACCTGGAATGAGATCTGTTGGGGAAACGATTGTATTAACCACACTCTAGATCATTGTCCACCCTCTCAACACTGAGAGCgccatgaagaagatggaggagaacaACACCCTCGTCTTCATTGTCGACATCAAGAGCAACAAGTCAGTATATCCAAGAACAATATCCGAGCAAAATCTAACCTCAATATAGGGCCCAGATCAAGCttgctctcaagaagctctacGACATTGACTGTGTCAAGGTCAACACCCTTATCCGCCCTGACGGTACCAAGAAGGCCTACGCCCGCCTGACCCCTGATGTCGATGCTCTCGACATTGCTGCCAACAAGCTCTCTCTCGTCTAAAAATACCACCGGGCTTGTGGGTTCCTGGCTTCTCTGGCGTGTCTTTGGGTTGGTTTCTGGCCTGCTGAAAATGCAAGGCATGGGCATCGGAATAGGcgtaaaaagaacttctcgtTGAGAGTGCAAATGATCATGAATTCAATACCACCCGGGACACGGCTCCGCTTAGTCGTCCAAGATGCTGCCTTGATATGATTTGAGTGACAATACGTGAGTGTGATTTGTAGTTAGGGGCCGTAAGTTTCTTTTGCGTTGTTTGTTTCCAACCACTTTTGGGGAATAGTTCGTGGAAATTACGGTGACATATAAACATGAACAATATGCTAGTCAAGTCAAGACGGGGCATAACCATTTTAGATGAACCTTTCCCAAACAATCATGGTTGAGatctgtttttttttctaaACCGTTCGTGATGTACATAGCCCAATGGCTAGTCTCTTTGACCAACATAGGCTCAGTCGTCCGTCGTGGTCACAACCTGAATTTTCCACTTTGACCACGGCCCTTCTATTCATACAAAAAATCTCGTAATACATAGTTGAAAATAACATTACTTCCATTCTGAAATCAGCCTCTTAGTTGCGCATGCCGTTGAGGTGCTTCATCGTAAGGTAGTTGACGTCAAGAAATCGCTCGACACAGTTGGCGAGACATGTCTCCTCGGACTTCTCGAGCTtggggttcttgatgttgccaGGAACACACTTGGTCCAGCACATTTGGGTCAAGCTGTGTGTTTCTAAAAATGACATTTCGTCAGCGATTCTGTATTGTATCTTGTCTTCCTCGGTGTTGTACGTACGGGCTTGGATCTGGGAGCGCTGCTGCTCATTGGCGAGGAACTGGCGAAGCTCGAGGCGATCCTTatcgttgagcttctcgaggtCGGCGTTATCGATGGAAAGTTGTTGAGCGCTCATTTTGGCGATTGTGAAGAGGTTGGTCGTGATTGGCGTGGAGTTGAAGTTGGTTTGTTGTAGATTCTGCTCACAAAGTTCAAGATTTTTGATGATGCGCAACTGTCTAATCAACTGACCAATAATGGGCCACGGATAGGTTCGTAGTCCCACTCTCAACTTTCACCAAGAGAAACAAGCAGGTTTGATTTGTATGACAGTTACTGCCTGTCGTGTAGATACTCAAAGAAACAGTTATAAGCCGATGCATTACAATTACTAGGCATACTGAGAGTCCTTTCACCACCACATACAGCTCAAGACAGACGATCCAGCGCCATGAAGCTCTCTATAACAGTgtctaatttataaataccaACAAGTAGTCATAGTACCGCTCTAAAACAATTCTCACATAACAACTCTAGCCAGAATATGCCGCCGAGTAACACCCTTCTATACTGGAAAAGAAACAATGGTAACGACCGACAGGGTTCTCAGAACCAACATGTGCATCTAACATCCACATGCATCGCCTTCGCTAGATGTAACGCTTCCAGCGGGCCAAGGCCATGAAAATGATGCACAGGAAAACCATGAAACTAATGATACTGAAGAAAGGAGCCAAGTTGTTTGCGGCAACGGTTGCGAACGGAACTGGCACGTTCATTCCAAACACACCACTGACCAAGTTAAGGGGGACCAGGatcgaggccaagaaagTGATTTTGCTCAGAACCTCGTTGGTGTGCGTTCCTTGCgcgatgctgttgatggaaACCGTAGCAAGATAATTGCTGTGTGCGCGAGACAGAATCTTTTCAAAGTGTCCCAAATTGGTGGCCATGGTCACAACGTGATCCTGGATGTCGCCAAGATACATGCCGATGTCCATCCTTGGCGTGACCTTGTAGTTCTCATTGCATCGCTTCGTGAAACCACGGAGAACATCTGCTTTGCCACCGAGTAGGCGAAGCAGAGCCAGACAATTCTTGCGAACCCGGCCAATGCGACGGAGGAATGAGTTAGAATCATCCTCACGCATGACGAACACTTCGTCTTCAATAGCATCcgcttcaagctcaatcTGGCGAATGACAGGTCCGAAGGAATCAACAATGTCGTCACTGTGAACAATTAGTATGTCTCTACAAGTCGTGTTTACAGATAAACTTACATCAAAGCATAGCAGATCCAGTCGCTGCTGAGAGAGACATAATCCTTGAGAGCAGTGATTCGCTTACGAACTTGGGCCGCGTGCGAGTTGGGCTCAAAGCTGAAGCTCAGTGTGCCCTCGCGGAACACGATGACATAGGTGTTGAAAGGCTCATACTCAATGCCATCAGGCTCCTGAACGACTGAGAAAGAACGGAAACAGGCAAAGTAGTACGACGGGAAGAGTTCAATCTTCTCGCGAGCTTCCTGAGTGATGATATCCTCAATTGTCAGGGGATGGATTCCAAAAGCTTTGCAGATGCTCTGAACCTCCTCCTTGGAAGCCGCATTGACGTTGAGCCACCAGAcaccatcttcgtcttcatcaggAAGCTCGAAAAGGCCTCGAAGATCTTCTCCTGGGAGAACCAGATCACCAAAATCGGCTGCGTGGATAGTTGACTCCCATgccgaagagaagaagctgaaccGGTTAGGGTCGATAGGCGCAGGCTGCTTTTCAGCAACTGACCCCTCGGCATGAGTCTGCGCTGTTTGGTTCGTCTTCTCACGGGTCATTGAGTCATCCGAGACCGGTTCCAGgatatcaccatcaacagtgACCATCCGCTGAAGGCGGGATTCATTCTGCTGAGTTCGCATATCCTCAAAGCTCTGCTTCTCGGCAGCGGCTGCGTTGCGCTCTGCCGCTCGCTCTGCGGCGCGTTCAGCTGCCTGCTCATTGATGAAGTTCTCAAGGTAGTCAAAGTCAATATACAGGTGGTCCTTGTGATAGCTCTCCTTGACAGGGAAGCAGACATCCTCCTCTGCAGTTGTGTTGGTTGAGAGGCTAGCAGCATCATTGTCGATTGTGCGAGGCTTGCTTCGGTAGCTGCGCTTGCTTGAGATAGACATGGCTCGACTGGCTACATCTTCGATATCAGGCTTGTTGGGTTCCGAGAACGACATGTCCCGCTCTCGACGGCGAGCCTGGGCAAACGCCTTGACCGAGTTAGGTGGCGAGACAGATCGATCCGTGGAATCCACAGTAGGTCGGCGACTGCGACGAGCAGTGGGTGAAAGGTCACCTACTTCCTCATCGATGATGGCCTCCTCGAAATCGCGAACTACAATCGCAGGAGGGGCGGGGGGCTCAGGTTCGAGCTGTCGGGCACCATACAGACTGTCGAATGTGCCACGGCGAGGGCGCTCAACTCGCGTTGAACCCGACTGGTGGCGGTGATCATCGAGCTCCGGGACGGGAGTATCGTACCCAGACTGGGCAGCGGATTCTTCGTGGTCTGACATCTTGGTGTTCAGCTAGGTTTGTAGCTTGATATTGACTATATTGGCTCTAACGATGGCCGTGTAGAATAGATGGATATGTCTCGAGGAGGGCGGAAGGTGTATTACGGACTCGGTATTAGAATCCCATAGCTTGTTGTTGTTCCAATTAGGGTCGTCTGATATAGGCGTTTATAGACGTCGCACCCGGCGCGGCATGGGCGCGCCGAGTTGGTGTTTGTTCAAAACTGAGCTCTGCTCGGCGGTTGTCGCCAATGGCTGCTGGTTGTTAAGAGTAAATATGTACTGGCTCAAGACGAATAATGGGTAATGCGATCTAAAGACCAGTTACGGGGGCTTCTTGTTTACTCCGCTGTAGACCCAGAAGCTGGGACCGAAGAGCGAAGGGAGGGAAACGTTTGAGAAGGCGAGTTGAGCCAACTTGAAAACTGTTATGGGATAATGGCGAGACGCCGATACTGGATGATAGCGTAGATGAAGCGGCTGCTCGGGGATGCCAACAGGATTGAAGGCAATTGAAATATATGAGAAGCCGGCTAAGATTCGATAGAGGAGGCTTCGCGATAAAGTACTCGGTTGGCGCAAGTGGATTTCGATCTCAGGAGTTGAATCAGGCTGATTTATTTGTAGTAACCAGAATTTGTTTTGGGCCTTGGCAGGGAATAAAGGCAGGGTGACGATGCCAGGGCCTATCGTCTGAGGGAACTAAGGTCAAGGGCCAATTTCGATACTGGCACGGTTAGCCAGACGAGAAATTTTCTCGTTGCTGGACAGAACAAAGACCCGGTTAATAGTGCACGGCCAAAACAAACATGAGTGAATAAGAAAAACAAGTAATGTTGGGTACAAAAGGAGGTCTTATTGTCGACAGCGACGATGTCAGGGTGAAGTTGGGTTTAAGAGGAGTTTGAGgaacttaatatactataagtgGGAACCGAAGGGCTAGGAAGAAAAAAATTGTCCCTGGTGGTATCCAGTGTCGGGTACCGAATCGCCGTGTGCTATCACAAGCAAAAAATAGGTCATCCAGGATGACTCGTTGGCTCTTACAGGCCAGACAAGACGGGGAGAGGCCGCCACTTTTCCTCTCTTGGGACACTTACTTCTGCAGAATGAGCTTGGTCTGGACCATCGGTGTCCGTGTCCGTGTTAGATATCAGGCTTGTCCTTGGTCAGGCCTAGTTTAGAACCCAGGAACTCCCTGTTGTGCCTATCCGGCTTTGAGAGCCGATTCGCCACTGTCAGGTAGTGTAGGGTAAGTTGTCAGGAACCTCGATCATCTCAGCTGATTGACCAGCAGAATGACTGATTCCCCAGAGCACCACTGCATTAATCCCAGCAAATAACTGCAAACGCTGTCCTTTGGCAGAGGAGCAAGTGCATCTGGATAATCAGATCACAGTTTGATCATCAGGATATTACTCACACTTATTCATGGTTACGGCATCTTGGTCCTCATTCGCTTAGACATCGAATCTTCTCCAGCCCGCAAAAGCTTGTTTACCGAAAGCGGACTAGTCTATGAGCCTTCTAACAGCCAGGTGTCGAGACCAATTCCGAACTTGACACTATTGGCGATCGCATTCACATCGATCTCAATCCGACGGAACAACATCTCCAGACACAGTACAAACACACGACGAATACTCCCACCCGACCATCATCCACTATGGCCGAACAAGCCCTTGATCAAATCCGAGACCTCGTCGATGGCCAAATTGTACACGATCCCGCCCGTCGATTTACCTGATCAACAGCTGACTGAAGCTCCACTGTAGGACTTTGAAGGACAGAAGCTGGCCGAGCTCCTTGCTACAGTTCTCCTTGTCATTTCTGGCGTACGTCTTCTTCCCCTCCAAGTCATTCCTGATAACTCGCAGGACTGTTTGGCTGATGATTATAACTAGCTGATCTCCTTCGTTGTCGGCTACATCCTCCAAGATATCAAGCTCGCGGTCTACCTAGGTCTAGGAGGCACGGCGTTAACCTTCCTTGTCGTGGTGCCGGCCTGGCCCTTTTACAACAAACATCCAGTCAAGTGGCTTCCAGCGGGTTACGCATACGATCTTGCAAGCAAAGGAAATCAATAGATTGTGTACGGTGTACTGGGCCTCGCTGTGTCATGACCTCTGCAGCCCCTCGAGGCTGATTATGACACCCAAATAATACTGTTTCCTTGCAGATGTcttattcttttcttcataATCCATCACATTCGG is from Fusarium musae strain F31 chromosome 4, whole genome shotgun sequence and encodes:
- the UTR4 gene encoding enolase-phosphatase E1 (EggNog:ENOG41): MTLNLNDFDVLVFDIEGTVCPISFVKDVLFPYALEALPKVLDQEWDSPEFAKYRDAFPEEYRNSRSDFEAHVRDLVKRDVKIAYLKSLQGYLWLQGYKSGNIVAPLFPDVEPFFSEATQAGKKIIIYSSGSVPAQKLLFSHTNSAMSDMTPLIADYFDTTNAGPKTEVDSYAKIISEHPEHKDVNRWLFLSDNINEVKAAVGAGMRSLPVVRPGNAPLPPDEPLSKLAITEFKHSEVASLGV
- the TIM8 gene encoding Mitochondrial import inner membrane translocase subunit tim8 (EggNog:ENOG41), which gives rise to MSAQQLSIDNADLEKLNDKDRLELRQFLANEQQRSQIQAQTHSLTQMCWTKCVPGNIKNPKLEKSEETCLANCVERFLDVNYLTMKHLNGMRN
- the RPL23A_2 gene encoding 60S ribosomal protein L23A (BUSCO:EOG092657YR), yielding MAANKKVQPKGKGNKKAQDAAKAALKGSNSHKKVKARFSTSFHRPKTLITSRAPKYPRRSIPHQPRLDEHKIIVHPLNTESAMKKMEENNTLVFIVDIKSNKAQIKLALKKLYDIDCVKVNTLIRPDGTKKAYARLTPDVDALDIAANKLSLV
- a CDS encoding hypothetical protein (EggNog:ENOG41~BUSCO:EOG09263PWF), whose translation is MVSKKQARLKSLSSGRPPTVKSSRSMSRKASRSLINTHHQLEKQRRQAAAKGDTVTETRIASEIAKLGGLDHYQKASLQGQSLDRGGDTSRVLLEWLPVAELKKRAQPFHMLEVGALSTRNACSTSGIFTMKHIDLNSQEPGITKQDFMERPLPRDDSEVFDIISLSLVLNFVPEAEGRGQMLLRTLSFLRPPAEPATGSDEPFPCLFVVLPRSCVDNSRYFTETRLEELMTILGYACTKAKMTQKLAYTLWKRIGTVSEKRPDFTKKEVNPGRTRNNFVMTLKASTSHSN
- a CDS encoding hypothetical protein (EggNog:ENOG41), yielding MSDHEESAAQSGYDTPVPELDDHRHQSGSTRVERPRRGTFDSLYGARQLEPEPPAPPAIVVRDFEEAIIDEEVGDLSPTARRSRRPTVDSTDRSVSPPNSVKAFAQARRRERDMSFSEPNKPDIEDVASRAMSISSKRSYRSKPRTIDNDAASLSTNTTAEEDVCFPVKESYHKDHLYIDFDYLENFINEQAAERAAERAAERNAAAAEKQSFEDMRTQQNESRLQRMVTVDGDILEPVSDDSMTREKTNQTAQTHAEGSVAEKQPAPIDPNRFSFFSSAWESTIHAADFGDLVLPGEDLRGLFELPDEDEDGVWWLNVNAASKEEVQSICKAFGIHPLTIEDIITQEAREKIELFPSYYFACFRSFSVVQEPDGIEYEPFNTYVIVFREGTLSFSFEPNSHAAQVRKRITALKDYVSLSSDWICYALIDDIVDSFGPVIRQIELEADAIEDEVFVMREDDSNSFLRRIGRVRKNCLALLRLLGGKADVLRGFTKRCNENYKVTPRMDIGMYLGDIQDHVVTMATNLGHFEKILSRAHSNYLATVSINSIAQGTHTNEVLSKITFLASILVPLNLVSGVFGMNVPVPFATVAANNLAPFFSIISFMVFLCIIFMALARWKRYI